One Acidiferrobacteraceae bacterium genomic window carries:
- a CDS encoding RNA pyrophosphohydrolase: protein MLDKDGYRPNVGIILCNHQGKVLWARRSARDGWQFPQGGMRSSETPEQAMFRELDEEIGLQPDHVRVIGRTRDWLHYDIPDRMRSSGPRSVFRGQKQIWFLLQLLGSEDEVSLDRSERPEFDAWRWVDYWSTLDQIVYFKRDVYRQALEELEPLIATVTS from the coding sequence ATGCTGGATAAAGATGGCTATCGTCCGAACGTGGGGATCATCCTGTGCAATCATCAGGGGAAGGTGCTGTGGGCGCGCCGCAGTGCGCGTGACGGCTGGCAGTTTCCCCAGGGCGGTATGCGTTCCAGCGAAACCCCGGAGCAGGCCATGTTTCGGGAGCTGGACGAGGAAATCGGCCTGCAGCCGGACCACGTGCGCGTCATCGGCCGGACCCGCGACTGGCTGCACTACGACATCCCCGATCGCATGCGTTCCAGCGGCCCGCGCTCCGTCTTTCGTGGACAAAAACAGATCTGGTTCCTGTTGCAGCTGCTTGGTTCGGAAGACGAGGTCAGTCTGGACCGTTCCGAACGGCCCGAGTTCGATGCCTGGCGCTGGGTGGATTACTGGAGCACGCTGGACCAGATTGTATACTTCAAGCGAGACGTCTATCGTCAGGCCCTGGAGGAGCTGGAGCCACTGATCGCCACGGTGACTTCCTGA